The genomic region CTTATCTACCACATTTTCTATCTTGGATTATATTAGGCGGCATGTTAATTAGCTGGTTATCCACCAATGGTTTACTTAATCAAATCTTATCGGTTTTGAATATCAGTTATAAAAGCCCTAACTGGCTTTTAGATCCTGATAAGTACTGGATGATAGCCGTTTTGTCAGACATATGGAAAAGTTCTGGATGGGGAACAATTTTATATTTGGCTTCAATGGCGAGAATAGACCCGACACTATATGAGGCAGCTCGAATTGATGGGGCAACTAAAATCAGGCAAATATGGCACATAACCTTGCCAGGTATCAGTCGAATCATAAGTTTGAATTTTATCTTAACAATTAGTGGACTCTTAGGGTCGAACTTAGACCAAACATTAGTTTTGATAAATTCTCAAAACCGCTCTAAAGCAGAAGTTATAAACTCTTACGTTTATAAGATGGGGGTCGTTCAAGGTGATTTCTCCTATGCTACTGCAGTCGGTTTAGGAACATCAATCGTATCGTTGTTGTTACTTTTTATCGGGAATTATATTACGAAAAGGTTAAATGATAACGAGTCTGTATTATAAGGAGGGTTAGTATGAGAAAAAAAGTAAGGGTTGATGATAATTTCATTTTTTCGGTGGTCAATGTGTCTTTATTAATATTATTTACAATTATTATTGCCATACCAATTTGGAACGTTTTTATATCATCTTTTGCCTCAAGTCAGGCTCTGTCTAAAGGTGATTATATATTTTTCCCGCAGGAACTAACGTTAAATAATTACCGAACGGTTTTTAGGGATGATAGTATTTTACAAGCTTTCTTTATATCGATTTTAAAAACAGTTGTTGGGATATTCGCCCATGTTTTTTTTACCGCTTTTTTCGCATATCCACTTAGTAAAAAATACCTAAAAGGAAGAAAAGTTTATACAGCGATTGGAATTGGAACCATGTTCTTTTCCGGTGGACTTGTTCCAACCTATCTTTTAATTAAGAGTTTAGGCTTGCTCGATTCATTTTGGGTATACATTATCCCTACAATGTTTACCTATTATGCTGCGATTATACTAATGAATTTCTTTAGAGACATACCAGAATCCTTTGAAGAATCAGCTATGTTAGATGGTGCGAGTCATTGGCAAATTTTCACTAAAATCTATATACCGTTGACAAAACCAGCATTAGCTACGATTGCAATGTGGCACGCGGTCTATCAATGGAACGATTTCTTCTCAGCTAAATTATATATTTCTAATAAAGCCTTATATCCTTTGCAGATGAAGCTTTATCAGATTCTTGTCGAATCACAAAATATTAAAGACTATAGCCCTGATGCAGTGATGACGACAACCAAAGGGGTTCAACTGGCAACAATTGTTGTAACAGCCTTACCTATTATTATTATCTATCCTTTATTCCAACGCTACTTTATATCTGGAGCCATGATGGGAGGAGTTAAAGAATAGAAAGGGTTAAATTTATAAAAAAATTGAGGAGGAAATACCATGAATAAAATTAAAAGCTTAGGAATTCTATCTCTATCTGCTCTTCTAATGACAGCTTGTGGCGGATCAAATGATTCACAAGATACAGCGGCATCTGAACTACCAGATTTAGGAGATCGATATGAATTAGATGAAAATACACCAGCTTGGAAATTAGACACGAAGGAAGAAACGACAAAGTTAACCTGGTTTATTGAAAATGATGGCTTTAACGATAATCCGTGGGGAGAAGACATTGTCACTAAAAAAATTGGCGAGGATTTAAATATAGAGATAGAAATCATACCTGGGGACGAGCAAGCATTAAATACCTATGTTGCGAGCGGGCAAATGCCTGACATTGTGTCACTCTACGATGGTGGAAAATCAAATATATCTCAAAAGGCTGCTGAATGGGCCTTACCTTTAAATGTATTAGCGGACAAATATGATCCTTATTTCTATGAAGTCACTTCTGACGACACCTTAAATTGGTATAAACTTGAGGATGGGAATACATATGGGTATGCTAGCTTCTCAAATACCGAAGAAGATTTAAAGAGTGGTGCTATACCGTCTCATAATGCTTTTGTTGTGAGAGATGATGTATTAGCCGCATTACCTAATTTAGATTTTACAACCCCAGAAGGGTTTAAGGATGCTATGGATCAAATTCATGAAAAATTCCCAGAGTTAACGCCGCTTGGTTTCGGTGAAATGAAGGACCATTTAGGAGCTTTAGGTGGTACCTTGCAAGATTTCATTGGTGTGCCATGGGTAGATGAAAATAATGAATACTATGATCGTAATATGGATGAGGAATACCTAACGTGGATCAATGTATTGAGAGAAGTACATAGTAAAGGGTACATTAGTGATGATACTTTTGCAGATGACTATGATACAGTGTTAGATAAGATTAAAAATGGTGAATATGCTGCTATGCTAGTAGCAGGAACCCATGCTTATCAACCTTCCTTCCAAGGTTTGATGGATAGCAAACCGGAAGCAGCCTACTCACCAGTCGATGCGTTTCAAAGTGATAAATATGATGGCCCTGCCATGTCACAAGGTGGATTATCTGGTTACACAACTACTTATATTTCAAAAGATAACACCGATCCAATCAAATCTATTCAATTTTTCACCTATATGATTAGTGAAGATGGACAAATTGCAGTTAATTTTGGAACTGAAGGTGAATCTTACTACGAAGGTGAGGATGGTTATTACCACCTGACAGAAGAATATCAAGATTGGAAAGATAGCGATATAGCTGCATTCAAAGAAGAAACGCGAATCAGTGAAATTCCTTTCTTTGGCCATGATAATGGGAATGCACAAGATTATATAGATCCAGATGATATTGGTTGGGCGCCAGCTGTACTGCGTTTCCAAGAATGGGGTAAAGGGAAGCTTGTTCCTAAGTTTGAAGTAGACGGGATTGACCCCGAATATGGTACCCAAGAAGCGCGAAGTCTGGTTTCGATTAACGATGAATTTACAACTGCCATTATAAGTGGCGTACGTTCAGATAGTGAAGAAGAATTTGATACAATCATTTCTGACTTTAAAACCTTTAGAGAAAATCAAGGCTGGGATAATATTGTTGAGGTTTTCAATGAGAATATTCAAGAAAATATTAATAAATTAAAAGATTAAAATAGTTTAAGTGAGTGCGCACTAAAAAGGAGAAGGCAAAGTTATGAGAGATTTACATAGGTATAGAGGTCCCATTTATAGGAGCTTAATGCTCGTTTACAATATGATGGTTCTTAATTTAATATTTATTGTGTCCTCTATACCTATCATAACTTTGGGAGCTTCTTTGAGTTCTTTATATGCCACTGCGCAAACGTTATCGACAGATGAATTTACAGGAGTCGTTCACGAGTTTATCCGTAACTTTAAAAATACATTTTATAGAGGATCAAGGATTTTTCTCATACTTTCTCTTTCCTTGTTTACTATAGTAGTTTTAACTCATTTTACGATTCTATTCAAAGTAAGGTTTTTAACCTTCTTTATGTCATTTATATTCTCCAATTTCTTACTGATTACATTTGTTATCTTTCCTATCGGTGCCTTATATGATGGCGATTATAAATTAGTGTTAAATAATGCTGCCGTGTTCTTAAAATCAGATCTAATAGTGAGTATGTTTATCTTTTTTATTTCTATCATTTTTTATATTATGATTCCACTATTTTTTCCAAAGTTAATTATCTTTCATTTATTATTAGGGTTTTCAGGTATGGCTTTTTTTCAAATAAAAGTGATCAAGAAGAGATTGGTTTAGGAAGATAGCGGGTATTTAATTTGGAATTAAAAAAGTTTTGTTGAATAAATTTACGAGGAGTGCAATCAAATGGTTGAGGTAAAAGATTTCAAAGCACTGAAAGAAAATAACCGAGATCAAAATGAAATAATCATTTCCGAAAACATTTCTCTGGTAGAGCCTTTGATATTACAGCCGGGTGTGACCTTAAAAGGAAAAAATAGTTCGATTCGAATATCAGGAGAAAATCAATTGATTGGATTAACGAAGAACAATTCAATTGAAGATATAACCTTAACGACCAATAAAGATAAGGATGCGATTTTTTTTAATCCAACTGATATAGAAGGTATATTTACTTTAAAAAATATTATCAGCCATGGAGCTATAACTCTCATTAGCAAAAATGCAAAAAATGATATTGAAGTAAATATTGAAAATATCAATATCGTAGAAGCGGATGTTACTCATAAAAAAGAGGGACCTCAAGGGTATGGCGTAACCGTTATACAAGGGGCACTGACCCTATGGAATCAAACGCCAGGTATTCGATTTGACACAGAAATAAAAGATATTTCAATTGGTCAAGAAGGGAATCCTGTCAATGGTAGTGGTGTTTTCGTATCAGGAACAGAAGATGCCAATATATACTCTCATTTAATAATGACAAATAATATTTATACGAATGGTCTACTAACCGAAGGGACATTTGATCGTATCTCTGGAGGAGTCTTTACCGTAACGAATACTTACGTTGACCGTGTTGAAAACAAAGGAGTCACAAAAACTTACGGATTCAATGATATGGTTTAGATAATTGGGGAAGCGTTAAAGAATGGGTCGTTCGCGGCGAAGTTCTATCTGAAGGGACGAGTGCAATTGGCTTTGTAAACTTTGGAAATATTGAAAAACTGGATATACAAGCTCCAATTAAAACCAAAGGGACAGGTGCCAGAGGTATTAATAATTATGATGGAACGATTGAACAATTAGACATCAACGTTATTGAAACAAAAGGAGACGGCACAATCGGTATTCAAATAAGTCAACCCGTCGGAAATGTTATGGTCCATACAGATATTATAACGTATGGTGGTACTGGAGAATCGCTAGTCAAAGGGGAAATTAAACAACTATCGGCAATAGGTATTAGTATCCTAGATGGTGCAGAAGTAAAAAGTCTAGAAGTTAAAGGAAATGTTTATACTTACGGGAAAGATATTGAACCCATTCAAAACGAAGGGCACGTTCACAATGGTATTAGAGTGCTAGGAGAAGCGTTAAATAAAGCTTAAATTAAAAGCAACCAAAGGTATTTATATCTTTGGTTGCTTTTTGTGTAAGGTTATACTGTGGCTTACTATTTTTCTGTCAGTATGTGTGGCCTTTTAAGAATAATCACTAGCATACTAGGTTCGTGAATATTGAAATCATAGCCACGTTCGTTAATCCAAGAAAGTTACTAGTAAAGCTGACGAGTATAAAAGTGATAAAAAAATAAAAGAAAAATAAGTAAGGAAATAATAGGGGGAATAAAGGCGTGTAGTATTTTATTTAATATGTGATCTTCCTTTAAGGTTAGGCCGAAATTTAACGCTTGGATTTTTATGTCTGAATCTTGTTTAGAAACTAAAAAATTATCTAATAGGAAGATTTATTAGTTTTTTTGAGTAACTAAATTAAAGTAATGCCTATAATTGTAAGGTCAACTTTACAATTTGTTTAGTTTTCTATACAATAATGGTACATGAAGGAGGATGGATGATGGCAATAGAGAATAATATAAAAATGTATCGTGCAAAATATAACTTAACTCAAAGTGAATTAGCCAAAAAAGTACAGGTTACACGTCAGACTATAATATCCTTAGAAAAAGGCAGCTATGTTCCATCTTTAGAATTAGCAATGAATCTATCAGAAACGTTTAACGTTTCTGTAGAAACTATTTTTTATAAACAGGAGGAAAAAGAATGATAAATAATATTCGCGAAACTACTTTTAAGGTAGTCTATATATGGCTAACAACATCAGTTGCTTTATTAGTGAAACATAATTTTCATTTGATTAACTTAAATCAAATGCATAGAAAGGATTTAAACTTATCATTTGGCTATATCATGCTTTTTATAGCGGTATCTTTTATATATTCTTTCCATCTTTATAAAAATACAAATCACAAAAAAAATTTAGTGCTGCATCTTTTGAAAAAGATGAACGAGAAATTCTAGTAGAATATAAATCTAGAAAAACGGCTCATTCTTTTTATGTGAATGTCCTTATTCTTACAATAATATGTTTGGTATTTTGGATGAGACCTGTTATATCGATTAATTATGTTATTTTTTATCTCGCTACTGTAACAACTATTGCAGAAATAATAAAATCAATAGTTTGGATAAATGAATATAAAAATTAGCTGAATTTCAGAAATCTGGATTGTCCAACCAAGTGTAGCCTATCCATATAGTTTTTTATATTTTAAGTATATGTAAAAGAGAATGATAATTTTTTTATTAACAAATATTATAATTTTTAAGTAATTACAATTCATCTATAAAAAAAGAACCCTGCTTATTAGGGTTCAGAATACACGATTCTATCCAATTCCATGTGTTATAATTGGAAGATGGAATTATCACAACAACAATTTTACTGGCGAGTATTAAAAAACGAATATTTTAAATAAAGAGTTCCTTTTTTTTAAGATATCGCTTACACTAGGTTTAAAAATCAGTTGGAAGAGTGAGTATAATGAAAAAGATGGAAGACGTTCAATCCATTATTGAAATCGCAAAACTTTACTATGAAAAGAATATGAGTCAGAAAAAAATTTCTGAAAAATTAAATATATCACGGGCGACTGTTTCACGTAAGCTTGATGAAGCAATTGAAAAAAACATTGTGACAATTACTGTCAATGATCGGTTCAGTGAAACAGTACAACTAGAAGAAAAATTAAAAGAACTATTTGATTTAAACTCTGTAACTGTTATAAATGCTCTAGATCAACAATATAGCTCGATTCTTAGCGGACTCGGTGAAGGAGCAGCTGAGCTTTTGGCTGAGACTGTGAAAGATAACGATATACTTGGTATCAGTTGGGGAACGACGATGTATCACGTGGCGAAGAATTTAAAACGCGATGAGTTTAAGAGTGTTCGTGTCGTGCAGTTAAAGGGTGGGGTGAGTCAATCGCTTCGAAAGACCTATTCATTTGAAACGATGATAGGTTTTTCGAATGCATATCAGACGGAGCCTATTCTATTAAATCTTCCAGTTATTTTTGAAAATGAAATGGTCAAAGATGCGGTTACAAGTGAAAAACATACTAAAGAGGTCATCGAACTAGGTAAGAAAGCGAACATAGCTATTTTTACTGTGGGGACAGTTCGAGATGAAGCTCTCCTTTTTCAACTCAATTACATGACTAATGACGAGATCAATCAATTAAAGAAAACTGCTGTCGGTGATATTTGTTCTCGTTTTTTTGACGAAAATGGAGAAGTGGCTAACGAGAAGTTAAACAATCGAACAATAGGAATACAGCTCAATGAATTATATGATAAAGAACGATCGATTCTTATCGCTGGTGGGGCACACAAGTTAAAAGCAATTGAAACGGCTATTAAAGCAAAGTTTTGCAATGAAATAGTTGTTGATCAGTATACAGCGCAACGTTTGCTCGAATTAAATAAAGAATAAACTTCTAAACTATAAATGTTGAATAGTTAATAATATCTATAAAATACTTCTCAGTCTTAAATAAAGGTCTGAGGAGTATTTTATTTTTCTGAATAACTATAGTTAATCATTGTTTAAGACAAATGCTATCTATAATTTGATTGAGAAAGCTAGTCCTAAAGTAAATTCAAATTTCAATGAAAATTAAAGAATAAATCTTTGTAATTAATTACAAAAAAAAAGAAATTAATTACAAAAGCGTTTACAAAATAATCTTGATATGGTAAATTAACAACAGAAATAGATGAGGAGAGATAACATGGATAAATTAAATCGCTATATTGACCACACATTACTTAAGGCAGGCTCTACTGAATGGGATATCAATGCATTGATTGATGAGGCAATAGAAAACCAATTCTATTCAGTTTGTATCAACCCCGAATGGGTAAAACATGCGCGGGAGAAAATTGGTTCTCAAGATGTTAAGGTTTGTACAGTCATTGGTTTCCCTCTCGGTGCAACAACTTCTCAAGTAAAAGCTTTTGAAACAAAAAATGCTGTCGAAAACGGGGCAGATGAAGTTGATATGGTCATCAACATTGATCAACTAAAAACAGGCAACACTGATGTTGTTTTTGAAGATATCAAAGCTGTTGTTGAAGCTTCAGGAGACGCACTTGTTAAAGTTATCATTGAAACGTGTTTACTTACAGATGATGAGAAAAAAATGGCTTGTCAATTATCAAAAAAAGCTGGAGCAGATTACGTTAAGACATCAACGGGTTTCTCTACAGATGGAGCAACACCAGAAGATGTAAAACTAATGCGCGAAGCAGTCGGAAAGGAAATGGGCGTAAAAGCTTCAGGAGGTATCCACGACGCTGAAGAAGCTCGAGAAATGATTAAAAATGGAGCAACCCGTCTCGGTACAAGCCGCAGTGTTGAAATATGTTCAAACTAACTAATTACTATTAGAAAGAAGGATCTAAATGGACAGAATCATTCCACTAGTAGGTATCGTCTTTTTCCTACTCGTTGCATTCCTAGTTAGCAAAGATCGCAATAAAATCCGTCTGCGACCAATAGTTGTGATGCTAGCAATTCAAATTACTCTTGGATTTATCTTATTAAGATCAAATATTGGCCTCTCGTTATTGAGTGGTCTGGCTTCAATCTTTGAAATTCTTTTAAGCTATGCTCATGAAGGAACTCGATTTGTATTTGGAGATTTAGTCGACAACAATAGCATTTTCTTCGTGACTTCATTGATGCCAATTGTTTTTATATCAGCACTACTTGGTATTTTAAATTATTTAAAGATCTTACCATTCATTATTAAATGGGTAGGTCTTGGTTTGAGTAAGATATCAGGGCTTGGTAAGTTAGAATCTTATGTTGGAGTAGCAGCTATGGTACTTGGTCAAACTGAAATATTTCTATCAATTAAAGATTTTATGGATGATCTCCCGCCGAATCGCTTGTATGCAATGTGTGCTCCGGCCATGTCGAGTGTATCGATGGGGATTGTCGGAGCATACATGCTCTACTTGGATCCAAAATATGTTCTCGCTGCAATCCCTCTAAATTTATTCGGGGTATTTGTTATAGAGTCAATTATCTATCCATATGAATTAAAGGAAGAGGATGATCAGCTAATTGTCAAAGATTTAAGTCAAAAATCATTTTTTGGTGTAGTTGCTGAGTACATCAAAGATGGGTTTGACACTGCAGTCGGAGTTGCAGCTCAATTAATTGGATTTACAGCGCTCATCTTCTTAATTAATGGTATTTTCAATGGATTGATCGGTATCTCCTTCCAAGAAATCGCAGGATATATCTTCTCGCCAATTGCCTTTTTAATGGGCGTTCCTTGGGCAGAGGCTGTTCAAGGAGGTTCAGTAATCGCTACAAAAATAGTAACTAATGAATTCGTAGCCATGCTTGAGCTTAATAATTTGGATTTTTCTAATGAACGCACGCTAGCAATTATGTCAACTTTCTTAATCTCTTTTGCGAATTTTTCTTCAATTGGAATTATCACAGGAGCAGTCTCAACGATTAACAAAAAGCAAGGTGATGTTGTAGCTTCTTTTGGATTAAAATTACTTCTAGGGTCAACACTTGTCAGCTGTCTCACAGCTTCAACAATTGCTCTTGTATTCTAGAGATTAAGAAATAAATAGCGGTTAAATTTACCAGTTAAATGAAATTAAAACATGGTTTTACAAAAACCAAAAAGTGGATAAGGATGGTGTGACCTATGAGAATGGTCGATTTAATAGAAAAAAAACGTAATGGTAAAACATTAACAGAACAAGAGATTCGTTGGATAATAAAAGGTTATACAGAAAATACTATAGAAGATTACCAAATGTCGGCGCTTCTTATGGCAATCTACTTCCAAGGTATGAATCAAGTGGAAGCTTCGACACTAACAACGGCGATGGTTGAGTCGGGAGACCAGGTAGATTTAAGTGAAATCAACGGTGTAAAAGTAGATAAGCACTCAACTGGAGGTGTTGGAGACACTACTACCATTATCCTTGCACCACTAGTAGCATCAGTTGGTGTACCAGTCGCAAAAATGTCAGGACGAGGACTTGGACATACCGGTGGAACGCTAGATAAACTTGAAGCGATTCCCGGATTCCATATTGAATTTACTAATGAGGAGTTTATCAATAATGTAAACGAACATAAAATTGCGGTTATTGGACAGTCAGGTAACTTGACACCAGCGGATAAGAAAATCTATGCGCTTCGTGATGTTACAGCAACGGTTAACTCAATTCCGTTGATTGCAAGCTCAATTATGTCGAAAAAAATTGCTGCTGGTAGTGACGCAATTGTTCTCGATGTTAAAGTCGGATCAGGTGCTTTTATGAAAGATAACGAACAGGCAACTGAACTCGCTAAAACAATGGTGGATATTGGTTCACAAGTGAATCGTCAAACCATGGCAGTTGTTTCAGACATGTCTCAACCTCTCGGACGAGCAATTGGTAATGCTTTAGAAATCAAAGAAGCAATTAATGTTCTCCGTGGTGAAGGTCCAGAAGATTTAACGGAACTTGTTTTAACTTTAGGCTCACAGATGGTGGTTCTTGGTCAACAAGCAAATGATTTAGATGAAGCACGACAAATGCTTGAACAAGCTATTCAGTCTGGCAAAGCACTTGATAAACTCAAAGAGTTTATTGTAATCCAAGGTGGGGATGAGAGTATTGTGGACAATCCTGATAAATTACCACAAGCAAAATTTGAAATCCAACTTCCTGCTAAAGAGTCAGGTTTCGTTTCAGAAATGACGGCTGATCAAATCGGAGTTGCTTCTATGAAACTGGGTGCTGGTCGCGAAACGAAAGACCAAGAGATTAATATGGCTGTTGGTATCATTCTTAACAAGAAAATCGGTGATGCTGTCAAAGAGGGTGAAAGCTTACTGACGATTTATTCAGATACAAAAGATATTGAAGAAACCAAAGAAATCCTATATAACTCAATTATAATCAGTGACAAATCCACAAAACCAACATTAATTCATTCAATCATCACAGGGTGAGAGGGATGCGAGCTAATCAACATTGGTGATTTAAAATAATCAATGTGTAAAAATAGAGACCAACTCGTATTTGATATATTCCCCTAAAGTAGACTCCGTAAAAGCTAAAACTACTTTAGAGGGATTTTTTATACGCTCAAAAAGCAGACAATCCACAGTTTGAGAAATATTCATTTGAAACTTTAATTTTGATAGATATTGAATCTACAAATTAATATAGTAGACGTTCTTTTTAGACCGAAACTTTATTTAGGTCTTTTTATGTTCATAACTCAAGAGTATTGATTATGATTTATCTCCCAGGGTAATTGATGGTCGTAACTTATCATCAAAAGTGTTAAAAATGTAAGATATAAATCTATACGAGAGTCTATTATTACGTGCATATTAAATTATTCCCAATATAAAAAATACAACCTTAACAATAAAGAAAAATAATTTACTACACACAAAAACCCAAGCAAAAAAGTTCAAAGAACTCTTTTGCTTGGGTTTATTTTAAATATACCTCATTATTTTGCTCTCAATAATCTCAGTCCATTAAGGATAACGACCAATGTACTACCTTCATGGATAATGACGCTGATTGCCATATTGGTTAAGCCTAAAAAGCTAACAACTACTAAGAAAGCGACAACAGCCATTGAAAAAATGATATTTTCCCAAATAACCCGATTCATTTTTAAAGCAATGGTATGGGCTTTTACTAATTTGGATAAATCATTTTTCATTAAAACAAGATCGGATACATCTACTGCTACGTCTGTACCGTCTCCCATCGCAATACCAATATCAGCATTTACTAGGGCGGGTGCGTCATTGACGCCATCTCCAACCATTGCGGTTGGCCCGTATGCTGTCTTTTGTTGGGCGATAAGTTCTGACTTATCTTCGGGCATCACGTTGGCAATAACTTGGTCGATTCCCAATTGTTTTCCTACCGCATGGCCGGTCATTTCAGAATCGCCTGTAATAAGCGTTGTATGGATGCCTGACTGTTTAAAGTAATTGATCGTTTCTTTGGCATGCTCACTAGGAACGTCCATTAAAGCAATGATTCCAATGACGTGATCATCTTCAGACAGGTAAACAACTGTTTTACCTTCTTCAGCCCATTCCTTTTCTAGTTGCTTGTAGTGATTCGAAATATGTTCGAAAGAATCAGGTTTTCCAATCCGGTATTCTTTACTTTGATAGCTACCCAGTAACCCCACACCAATTTGGTTTTCAACAGCGATTGTTAGTGCAGTAGTAGGCTCAAACTTATTCAAGATCGCATTAGCTAAAGGATGATTTGATTCCTTCTCAAGTGCAACAATGATATCAATCAAATTATTTTGGTCGCGTGTCTCGTCCAAATAATAGTTAGTGACTTCAGGTTTTCCTTTTGTCAGTGTCCCTGTTTTATCAAAAGCGATTGCTTTTATATTGGCTAATTGTGATAAATAGGCGCTACCTTTGGAGAGAACGCCACGTTTAGCAAGATTTGATGTTGTAGATAGCGTAACTGACACAGTCGCTGCGGCTAGAGCGCATGGCGAAGCGGCAACGAGGATAACGAGGCCTCTATAAAAACTTTGCGACCAGGTCCAATTGAATAGGGAAGGTGCAAGTAATATCAATAAAACAATTGCGATTAAGACAAAAGTAACATATTTGGGTTCGAATTTTTGGATGATGCTAGAAGCTTTCGTTTGGTTTTCTTGGTTTTGGCCAACTAACTCCAATATTTTCGAAAAAACTGTATCATTTTTTTCTTTGGTAACTTGCATGGTAAAACTTCCAGTCCCGTTGATAGTACTTCCAAATACACTGTCGCCAGCTTTCTTTTCTTTTGGAATACTTTCGCCATTGATTGAAGATTCGTCAATGGAGGTAGAGCCAGTTAAAATAACCCCATCAGTTGGGACTTGATCCCCGTTTAGTACTTGTAGCTGGTCACCGATGTTTAAAGAGCTAACATCCACAATTTGAGTGTTACCGTCTGGCATGATTAGTCGAGCCGTAGTAGGATTTAATTCAAGTAACTTTGTAATCTCTCTTTGACTTCTGCCTTCAGCGTATTCCTCAAGGAAGTGAGCACCAGAAAAAATAAGAATAAGTAAGGTTCCTTCCCAGAAGTTTCCAATGATGGAAGCTCCGAGCGCGGCTAGTCCCATTAGGATGTGGGAGTTAGGTGTGAAGGCATGATTTGTTTTAGAATTTTCAATGGTTTCACCAATACCTTCAAGGATAATCACATGGTAGCCAGCACTTATGGATGCGATAGCAAACAAACTATTTGCTAAAAAACGATTTTCTCCACTGATTACTAACGCAACCATGGCTAAACCTAAGCCGACAAAATATAAAATAATCGGTCTTTTTCCATGGTCGTGCTCATGATGATGAGCATGATGTTCATCTTTTACTTGACTCATAGTAGTCACCTTTTCTCTAGAATATTTATCATATACACTTGAATAGGTGTTCATATGTATACATCTATTCTACTCCTTTTCTTTTATTTGTCAAAAAAAACAAGTACTTTTCTAAGGAAATATACATAAAATCACAGCAACTAAAGTATAAGCAAAAAGTATGTTAGAATAGGATTATAAATAAATTTAAATGATTTAA from Jeotgalibaca dankookensis harbors:
- a CDS encoding carbohydrate ABC transporter permease; this translates as MRKKVRVDDNFIFSVVNVSLLILFTIIIAIPIWNVFISSFASSQALSKGDYIFFPQELTLNNYRTVFRDDSILQAFFISILKTVVGIFAHVFFTAFFAYPLSKKYLKGRKVYTAIGIGTMFFSGGLVPTYLLIKSLGLLDSFWVYIIPTMFTYYAAIILMNFFRDIPESFEESAMLDGASHWQIFTKIYIPLTKPALATIAMWHAVYQWNDFFSAKLYISNKALYPLQMKLYQILVESQNIKDYSPDAVMTTTKGVQLATIVVTALPIIIIYPLFQRYFISGAMMGGVKE
- a CDS encoding DUF624 domain-containing protein, with amino-acid sequence MVLNLIFIVSSIPIITLGASLSSLYATAQTLSTDEFTGVVHEFIRNFKNTFYRGSRIFLILSLSLFTIVVLTHFTILFKVRFLTFFMSFIFSNFLLITFVIFPIGALYDGDYKLVLNNAAVFLKSDLIVSMFIFFISIIFYIMIPLFFPKLIIFHLLLGFSGMAFFQIKVIKKRLV
- a CDS encoding NupC/NupG family nucleoside CNT transporter, translating into MDRIIPLVGIVFFLLVAFLVSKDRNKIRLRPIVVMLAIQITLGFILLRSNIGLSLLSGLASIFEILLSYAHEGTRFVFGDLVDNNSIFFVTSLMPIVFISALLGILNYLKILPFIIKWVGLGLSKISGLGKLESYVGVAAMVLGQTEIFLSIKDFMDDLPPNRLYAMCAPAMSSVSMGIVGAYMLYLDPKYVLAAIPLNLFGVFVIESIIYPYELKEEDDQLIVKDLSQKSFFGVVAEYIKDGFDTAVGVAAQLIGFTALIFLINGIFNGLIGISFQEIAGYIFSPIAFLMGVPWAEAVQGGSVIATKIVTNEFVAMLELNNLDFSNERTLAIMSTFLISFANFSSIGIITGAVSTINKKQGDVVASFGLKLLLGSTLVSCLTASTIALVF
- a CDS encoding sugar-binding transcriptional regulator, with the protein product MKKMEDVQSIIEIAKLYYEKNMSQKKISEKLNISRATVSRKLDEAIEKNIVTITVNDRFSETVQLEEKLKELFDLNSVTVINALDQQYSSILSGLGEGAAELLAETVKDNDILGISWGTTMYHVAKNLKRDEFKSVRVVQLKGGVSQSLRKTYSFETMIGFSNAYQTEPILLNLPVIFENEMVKDAVTSEKHTKEVIELGKKANIAIFTVGTVRDEALLFQLNYMTNDEINQLKKTAVGDICSRFFDENGEVANEKLNNRTIGIQLNELYDKERSILIAGGAHKLKAIETAIKAKFCNEIVVDQYTAQRLLELNKE
- the deoC gene encoding deoxyribose-phosphate aldolase, which produces MDKLNRYIDHTLLKAGSTEWDINALIDEAIENQFYSVCINPEWVKHAREKIGSQDVKVCTVIGFPLGATTSQVKAFETKNAVENGADEVDMVINIDQLKTGNTDVVFEDIKAVVEASGDALVKVIIETCLLTDDEKKMACQLSKKAGADYVKTSTGFSTDGATPEDVKLMREAVGKEMGVKASGGIHDAEEAREMIKNGATRLGTSRSVEICSN
- a CDS encoding ABC transporter permease; amino-acid sequence: MGKIKKHIKEFKSQATLQMMIIPGIIFMFVFSYVPIYGLLIAFKRYTALDSFSSAEWVGLDNFRIILNDPIFWTSVKNTLGISFLKLAIGFVIPIILAVMIYEVSNSRLKKTVQTITYLPHFLSWIILGGMLISWLSTNGLLNQILSVLNISYKSPNWLLDPDKYWMIAVLSDIWKSSGWGTILYLASMARIDPTLYEAARIDGATKIRQIWHITLPGISRIISLNFILTISGLLGSNLDQTLVLINSQNRSKAEVINSYVYKMGVVQGDFSYATAVGLGTSIVSLLLLFIGNYITKRLNDNESVL
- a CDS encoding helix-turn-helix transcriptional regulator: MAIENNIKMYRAKYNLTQSELAKKVQVTRQTIISLEKGSYVPSLELAMNLSETFNVSVETIFYKQEEKE